The Ascidiaceihabitans donghaensis genome includes the window TGCCTTTGACCAGCTTGCCAGGAATCATCCAGTTGGCCAAGTCACCGTTTTCGGCCACTTCCATCGCGCCTAAAATTGCCATGGCGATCTTGCCGCCACGGATCATGCCAAAGCTTTGGGCGCTGTCGAAATAAGCGGTTTGGGGCAATTCGGTGATGGTTTGCTTGCCTGCATTGATCAGGTCGGCATCTTCGGATCCCTCAACAGGGAAGGGGCCCATACCCAACATGCCGTTTTCCGATTGCAGCGTAACTTCGATGCCTTCGGGGATGTAGTTGCTGACCAGCGTCGGGATACCGATGCCAAGGTTCACGTACCAGCCGTCTTGCAACTCTTGTGCTGCGCGTTCTGCCATTTGATTGCGATCCCAAGCCATAAGGGTCTCTCCTTGCTATATGCGTATGTCGATGTGTCTAAGCCGCGTCGCGGCTTGGTAAAATGTCGGGGTAGGCCGCGCAGAGGCACGCGGCACCGTAACTGGCGTTCATGTGCTGAAAGTCTTTGGCGGGCATTGAGTGCCCCGTGAAACTTTCCAGTTCTGTGTTCATGGGCGCTTTTGTGAAGCCCATGGCATTCACCGTGTCTTGGGGCTGCTGTAAAAAGCGCAAGCCGATCGCCTCCATATGGTGCGTGAACACGTCTGCCAATTGGTCCAGAGCGGTTTTTATGCCGTCGGTGCAGGCTTCGATTTTGGTATAGGTGCGGCCCACGTTGCTGTCGCGGTCCACTTTATCAAAGGCCGTTTCGGCGGGACGCGGAATTGCGTGAAACGTGACAGGCGTGGCCGAAAACCGTTCCCATGCCGGATGCGGCATAAAGGACGCGGCAATATCGTCGACAACCGCATCAAACGCCGGACGCGACAGGAAATG containing:
- a CDS encoding 3-oxoacid CoA-transferase subunit B, producing MAWDRNQMAERAAQELQDGWYVNLGIGIPTLVSNYIPEGIEVTLQSENGMLGMGPFPVEGSEDADLINAGKQTITELPQTAYFDSAQSFGMIRGGKIAMAILGAMEVAENGDLANWMIPGKLVKGMGGAMDLVAGVGRVVVVMDHTNKHGDSKVLPACTLPLTGKGVVDRIITNLGVLDVVEGGLKIVECADGVSEDELRTATLAKIV